In a single window of the Thunnus albacares chromosome 1, fThuAlb1.1, whole genome shotgun sequence genome:
- the LOC122986742 gene encoding uncharacterized protein LOC122986742, whose translation MSKPKESTIQIGDSLRDRANSHDQPEDGEVGDAESHQEEAHQPRRSQRIKTLTEKGKEMQEGKIKGLQQKFDYIYDKWRTHVKSAKQPLSQSTEPLSDDLLQDIIGDVIGLSADVQRIYDELRKVSPPGQDTRRRVDRCVEISKFIVSRASSRLGGKIPEREQEWPEAGSLFDSSISKSGSVISILRGTSEHSSQSSVKRQEAAAEAAASQAVLKVLQEQEKEQLEIQRLEAEAKRKIADEEAAAIKRRLEREEEEAKIKAKREEEHAALQRTLEEKRRKILQLEAMKGLNAAQARIQVYDQVKAVAEQKDTVKQEKEEDNQASAPTSPQPLYVPFIPQAGTTSSNDSTAELVRVLAGALSANRIPVPEPSVFTGDPLKYNDWKLSFETLIDQKNIQDKEKIYYLRRYVSGQAKKALDGYFLLGTESAYVAAWEILEERYGNPFTIAKLYRDKLQAWPRIGSKDSFELREFVDFLRSCEAAMVHIKALEILNDCNENRKILSKLPDWLTARWNRKVIEVQENSNQFPSFSQFVKFLTREAKIACNPVTSLQSLKQTDAEKTKYQRPQSLGAKTLTTNSNERTNMSCFFCQKSGHTLHKCRKFMEKPVPDRIKFVQTERLCFGCLKSGHHSKSCNSRSVCDVCHKRHPTCLHAVRPKEEQNPLQAKQTQSQEKPSTSQEKHQERPQSTQPKGTTTAATSNRVILEEANTQTAAIIPVWLSSTSQAAQEVLVYALLDSQSDTTFILSEVAETLEVNKRQVKLKLSTMTSRTTLVSSQRVDNLQVRGFYTDKKISLPPVYTRDFIPANRTHIPTDETAKAWSHLEHLQGEIAPLQDCEVGLLIGYNCSQALLPREVVSGKENQPYAQLTDLGWSIVGHGNPCLDYGDTIGISHRIVVRQVTPGVEPSVNLKTEVHYVSRNKVKEIIPSDVINILESDFSERAGENDPVSQEDLKFLSKLRGNITQKDNGHYEMPLPFKEERPKLPNNKTCAIHRLNCLERRLKKDQRYYKDYVKFMDDIISRGDAEKVPEDEINNSPVWYIPHHGIYHPQKPGKIRVVFDCSAKYQETSLNDHLLTGPDLTNTLVGVLCRFRKGYIAVMCDVERMFHQFHVEKEDQDYLRFLWWENGNVETTPSIYRMKVHLFGAASSPGCANFGLKHLAAQGEGRFSDAAICFIQRNFYVDDGLTSVQTEKEAIKLIKDSRELCFTGKLRLHKFVSNSENVMATIPEEERAAVKDLDMALSSPHMERALGVEWCITSDSFKFRVQVKPNPLTRRGVLSTVASVYDPLGFMAPFVLLGKQILQEMCREKLGWDEDLPERLRPQWESWLRDLPNLAEMEIKRCFLPSSFGSVKRYELHHFADASVSGYGACTYL comes from the coding sequence ATGTCAAAGCCAAAAGAGTCTACAATTCAGATAGGGGACAGTCTTAGAGACAGAGCAAATTCCCACGATCAACCTGAAGATGGAGAAGTAGGTGATGCTGAAAGCCACCAAGAGGAAGCTCACCAACCCAGGCGAAGTCAGAGAATTAAAACTCTTACAGAAAAGGGTAAAGAAATGCAAGAAGGAAAAATTAAAGGGCTTCAACAAAAGTTTGACTACATATATGACAAGTGGAGAACACACGTTAAATCTGCTAAGCAGCCATTATCACAATCAACAGAGCCTTTATCTGATGATCTGCTTCAAGATATCATTGGTGATGTCATAGGGCTTTCTGCAGATGTCCAGCGTATTTATGATGAACTACGCAAAGTCTCACCTCCAGGTCAGGACACTCGTCGAAGAGTGGATCGGTGTGTGGAGATTTCAAAGTTCATTGTATCCAGAGCCTCAAGTCGGCTGGGCGGAAAGATTCCAGAACGAGAGCAAGAGTGGCCAGAAGCAGGCTCTCTCTTCGACTCAAGCATCAGTAAATCAGGTTCTGTCATTTCTATCTTGAGAGGCACCTCAGAGCATTCAAGCCAATCTTCTGTTAAGCGCCaagaagctgctgctgaagctGCTGCAAGCCAAGCAGTTCTGAAAGTGCTACAAGAGCAAGAAAAGGAACAATTGGAAATACAGCGCTTAGAAGCAGAAGCTAAAAGAAAGATAGCAGATGAAGAGGCAGCAGCCATCAAGCGTCGTTTAGAacgggaagaagaagaagctaaaATTAAAGCTAAACGGGAAGAAGAGCATGCAGCTCTACAAAGGACtctggaagaaaagaggagaaagatacTGCAGTTAGAGGCAATGAAAGGTCTCAATGCCGCACAAGCAAGAATACAGGTGTATGATCAGGTGAAGGCTGTAGCAGAGCAAAAGGACACTGTAAAacaagagaaggaagaagataATCAAGCTTCAGCTCCAACAAGTCCTCAACCGCTGTATGTACCTTTCATACCCCAGGCTGGAACCACCTCCTCAAATGACAGTACAGCAGAGCTTGTTAGGGTGCTGGCAGGTGCTTTAAGTGCGAACAGGATTCCAGTTCCAGAGCCGTCAGTATTCACTGGGGATCCATTGAAATACAACGATTGGAAACTCTCCTTTGAAACACTGATTGACCAGAAAAACATTCAAGACAAAGAGAAGATATACTACCTGCGTAGATATGTAAGTGGACAAGCTAAGAAAGCACTTGATGGATATTTCCTACTCGGTACTGAATCTGCCTATGTTGCTGCATGGGAGATTTTGGAGGAGAGATATGGAAATCCATTCACGATTGCAAAATTGTACAGAGACAAGCTTCAAGCATGGCCTAGGATAGGGTCTAAGGACAGTTTTGAGCTCAGAGAGTTTGTTGATTTTCTCCGCAGTTGCGAGGCTGCCATGGTCCACATCAAAGCATTGGAAATCTTGAATGACTGtaatgaaaacaggaaaatttTGTCAAAGTTACCAGACTGGCTAACAGCGAGATGGAACCGGAAAGTTATTGAAGTCCAAGAAAACAGTAACCAATTCCCCTCCTTCAGTCAATTTGTTAAATTTCTGACAAGAGAAGCAAAAATCGCCTGTAATCCTGTTACATCATTGCAGTCACTGAAACAAACtgatgcagaaaaaacaaaataccaaAGACCTCAAAGCTTAGGAGCAAAGACTCTTACTAcaaattcaaatgaaagaactaacatgtcttgttttttctgtcagaaAAGTGGGCACACCTTGCACAAATGCAGAAAGTTCATGGAGAAACCAGTTCCAGACAGAATCAAGTTTGTTCAAACTGAAAGGTTATGCTTCGGCTGTCTCAAGTCTGGTCATCACTCAAAGAGTTGCAACAGTAGGAGTGTTTGTGATGTGTGCCATAAGCGGCATCCTACTTGCTTGCATGCAGTGCGACCTAAAGAAGAACAAAACCCACTACAAGCCAAGCAAACTCAAAGTCAAGAAAAGCCGAGTACAAGTCAAGAAAAACACCAAGAACGACCTCAATCTACACAACCCAAAGGAACAACCACAGCTGCTACTTCAAACAGAGTGATACTGGAGGAagctaacacacaaacagccgCAATAATTCCTGTTTGGCTTTCATCCACATCTCAGGCAGCCCAAGAAGTTCTTGTGTACGCACTTTTGGATTCTCAAAGTGACACAACCTTCATTCTGAGTGAAGTAGCTGAAACTTTGGAAGTAAACAAACGACAAGTCAAGCTCAAGCTTTCTACTATGACCTCAAGAACCACGTTAGTAAGCTCCCAAAGGGTAGACAACTTACAAGTCAGAGGCTTTTACACTGATAAGAAGATCTCCTTACCACCAGTCTACACACGGGATTTTATTCCAGCCAACAGAACTCACATCCCAACAGATGAAACTGCAAAAGCTTGGTCTCATCTAGAGCACCTTCAAGGAGAAATTGCACCTTTACAGGACTGTGAAGTAGGTTTGCTCATTGGATACAACTGCTCACAAGCTTTACTTCCAAGAGAAGTTGTGTCTGGCAAAGAAAATCAGCCTTATGCACAGCTCACGGACCTTGGATGGAGTATTGTTGGCCACGGCAATCCCTGTCTAGACTACGGTGACACAATTGGGATCAGCCATCGCATAGTAGTAAGACAAGTGACACCAGGTGTTGAGCCGTCGGTCAATCTCAAGACTGAAGTACACTATGTGAGTCGAAACAAAGTAAAGGAAATTATTCCTTCAGACGTCATAAACATCCTGGAATCAGACTTCTCTGAAAGAGCTGGAGAAAATGATCCTGTGTCTCAAGAGGACTTGAAGTTTCTTTCCAAGTTGAGAGGGAATATTACACAAAAGGACAATGGTCACTACGAAATGCCTTTGCCGTTCAAGGAGGAAAGACCGAAACTACCGAACAACAAGACGTGCGCAATACACCGTCTGAACTGTCTTGAAAGGAGACTAAAGAAAGATCAAAGATACTATAAAGACTATGTCAAGTTCATGGATGACATCATATCACGTGGAGATGCAGAGAAGGTCCCTGAGGATGAAATTAACAATAGTCCAGTTTGGTACATTCCACATCATGGAATCTATCATCCACAGAAACCAGGCAAAATACGCGTAGTATTTGACTGTTCTGCCAAGTACCAAGAGACATCCCTCAACGACCATCTGCTCACTGGTCCTGACTTAACAAATACATTGGTGGGTGTCCTATGCCGCTTCCGAAAAGGTTACATTGCAGTCATGTGCGATGTGGAAAGAATGTTCCACCAGTTTCACGTCGAAAAGGAAGATCAGGATTATTTGAGGTTTCTATGGTGGGAGAATGGCAACGTAGAAACCACACCATCCATCTACCGCATGAAGGTCCACTTGTTTGGAGCAGCCTCGTCTCCTGGCTGTGCCAACTTCGGCCTAAAACATCTGGCAGCACAAGGGGAAGGTCGGTTCAGCGACGCCGCCATATGCTTCATTCAGAGGAATTTTTATGTAGATGACGGTCTAACAAGCGTTCAAACTGAGAAGGAAGCCATCAAGCTTATCAAAGACTCAAGAGAACTTTGCTTTACTGGCAAATTAAGACTCCACAAGTTTGTATCTAATAGTGAGAACGTGATGGCAACCATCCCAGAGGAAGAACGTGCAGCAGTCAAAGATCTGGACATGGCCTTGAGTTCACCACATATGGAGAGAGCTCTCGGAGTGGAGTGGTGCATCACATCAGACTCATTCAAATTCAGAGTTCAAGTGAAACCCAATCCATTGACAAGAAGAGGCGTACTGTCTACAGTTGCTTCTGTGTATGATCCCCTAGGGTTCATGGCACCCTTCGTCCTTTTGGGGAAACAAATACTCCAGGAAATGTGTAGAGAGAAACTTGGATGGGATGAAGATCTTCCAGAACGTTTAAGACCTCAGTGGGAGTCCTGGCTCAGAGATCTACCCAACCTGGCTGAAATGGAAATCAAAAGATGCTTCTTACCTTCAAGTTTCGGCAGTGTCAAAAGGTATGAACTTCACCATTTTGCTGACGCAAGCGTCTCCGGCTATGGTGCATGTACTTACCTCTGA
- the LOC122986521 gene encoding NACHT, LRR and PYD domains-containing protein 3-like, producing the protein MDQCEDREEGVPPSKSSLCGEHDSQTKSDCSMGRPINFKDVQPDDGSQLINKMKHLSSDDMLMNRRTSEVPSDQSAQQHQTHLDSIFMLLEENIVTFVKNELKKVQRGLSLDYPECLESQREDEEVLDGEEEEQRRSSREAFLKITLHFLRRMKQEELADRLQSRTRAAECRHKLKSNLKEKFQCVFEGIAKAGNPTLLNQIYTELYITEGGTAEVNDEHEVRQIETASRKPDRPETTIRQENIFKASPGRDEPIRTVMTKGVAGIGKTVLTQKFTLDWAEDKANQDIHFTFPFTFRELNVLKEKKYSLVELVHHFFTETKEAGICRFEEFQVVFIFDGLDECRLPLDFHNNEILTDVTESTSVDVLLTNLIRGELLPSSRLWITTRPAAASQIPPECVGMVTEVRGFTNPQKEEYFRKRFRDEVQASTIISHIKTSRSLHIMCHIPVFCWITATVLEHVLKSREGGELPKTLTEMYIHFLVVQSKLKKVKYDGGAQTDPHWSPESRKIIESLGKLAFEQLQKGNLIFYESDLTECGIDIRAASVYSGVFTQIFKEESGLYQDKVFCFVHLSVQEFLAALHVHQTFINSGVNLLAEEQTTSWWPKGFGGKSTHFYQSAVDEALKSQNGHLDLFLRFLLGLSLQTNQTLLQGLLKKTGSRSQTNQETVRYIKKKLSENLSAERSINLLHCLNELNDRSLVEEIQQYLRSGSLSTDKLSPAQWSALVFILLSSEKDLDVFDLKKYSASEEALLRLLPVIKASNKALLSGCNLSERSCAALSSVLSSQSSSLRELELSNNNLQDSGLKQLSAGLESPHCTLENLRLSGCNLSERSCAALSSVLSSQSSSLRELELSNNNLQDSGLKQLSAGLESPHCTLENLSLSGCLITEEGCASLASALSSNPSHLRELELSYNHPGASGEKLLSAGLKDPRWRLETLSLQPAGHRFLTPGLRKYFCRLTLDPNTANRNLKLSDNNRKVTYVKEYQSYPDHPDRFDYWEQLLCRNDLTGRCYWEVEWRGNVDISVSYRGINRKGNSVDCLFGRNDQSWSLNCSAGRYSVWHNDIETSISSSSSSSSSSSSSSSVSNRVAVYVDCPAGTLSFYRVSSDTLIHLHTFNTTFTQPLYAGFMVYWSGSVSLCSL; encoded by the exons atggatcagtgtgaggacagagaggagggagtccctccctctaaaagctctctgtgtggggaacatgacagccagaccaaa agtgactgcTCTATGGGTCGTCCTATCAACTTTAAAGACGTACAACCTGATGATGGAAG TCAACTAATCAATAAGATGAAGCATCTTTCATCAGATGACATGTTGATGAACAGGAGAAC ctcagaggttcccagTGATCAGTCTgcacagcagcatcaaacacacctggactccatatttatg ctgctggaggagaacattGTCACTTTTGTGAAGAATGAGCTGAAGAAAGTCCAGAGGGGTCTGAGTCtagattacccagaatgcttagagagtcagagggaggatgaggaggtgttggacggtgaggaggaagagcagaggaggagcagcagagaggcatttctgaagatcacactgcacttcctgaggagaatgaagcaggaggagctggctgaccgtctgcagagca GAACTCGTGCTGCAGAGTGTCGACAtaaactcaagtctaacctgaaggagaagttccagtgtgtgtttgaggggattgctaaagcaggaaacccaacccttctgaatcagatctacacagagctctacatcacagagggagggactgcagaggtcaatgatgaacatgaggtcagacagattgaaacagcatccaggaaaccagacagaccagaaacaaccatcagacaagaaaacatctttaaagcctcacctggaagagatgaaccaatcagaacagtgatgacaaagggagtggctggcattgggaaaacagtcttaacacagaagttcactctggactgggctgaagacaaagccaaccaggacatacacttcacatttccattcactttcagagagctgaatgtgctgaaagagaaaaagtacagcttggtggaacttgttcatcacttctttactgaaaccaaagaagcaggaatctgcaggtttgaagagttccaggttgtgttcatctttgacggcctggatgagtgtcgacttcctctggacttccacaacaatgagatcctgaccgatgttacagagtccacctcagtggatgtgctgctgacaaacctcatcaggggggAACTGCTTCCCTCTTctcgcctctggataaccacaagacctgcagcagccagtcagatccctcctgagtgtgtcGGCATGGtaacagaggtcagagggttcactaacccacagaaggaggagtacttcaggaagagattcagagatgaggtgcaggctagcaccatcatctcccacatcaagacatcacgaagcctccacatcatgtgccacatcccagtcttttgctggatcactgctacagtccTGGAGcatgtgttgaaaagcagagagggaggagagctgcccaagaccctgactgagatgtacatccacttcctggtggttcagtccaaactgaagaaagtcaagtatgatggaggagctcagacagatccacactggagtccagagagcaggaagataattgagtctctgggaaaactggcttttgagcagctacagaaaggcaacctgatcttctatgaatcagacctgacagagtgtggcatcgatatcagagcagcctcagtgtactcaggagtgttcacacagatctttaaagaggagagtgggctgtaccaggacaaggtgttctgcttcgtccatctgagcgttcaggagtttctggctgctcttcatgtccatcagacattcatcaactctggagtcaatctgctggcagaagaacaaacaacatcctgGTGGCCTAAAGGGTTTGGAGGCAAATCAACACAtttctaccagagtgctgtggacgaggccttaaagagtcagaatggacacctggacttgttcctccgcttcctcctgggtctttcactgcagaccaatcagactctcctacAAGGTCTGctgaaaaaaacaggaagtaggtcacagaccaatcaggaaacagtcaGGTACATCAAGAAGAAGCTCAGTGAGAAtttgtctgcagagagaagcatcaatctgctccactgtctgaatgaactgaatgatcgttctctagtggaggagatccaacagtacctgagatcaggaagtctctccacagataaactgtctcctgctcagtggtcagctctggtcttcatcttactgtcatcagaaaaagatctggatgtgtttgacctgaagaaatactctgcttcagaggaggctcttctgaggctgctgccagtgatcaaagcctccaacaaagctct gctgagtggctgtaacctctcagagagaagctgtgcagctctgtcctcagttctcagctcccaatcctctagtctgagagaaCTAGAGctcagtaacaacaacctgcaggattcaggactgaagcagctgtctgctggactggagagtccacactgtacactggaaaaTCTCAG gctgagtggctgtaacctctcagagagaagctgtgcagctctgtcctcagttctcagctcccaatcctctagtctgagagaaCTAGAGctcagtaacaacaacctgcaggattcaggactgaagcagctgtctgctggactggagagtccacactgtacactggaaaaTCTCAG cctgtcaggatgtctgatcacagaggaaggctgtgcttctctggcctcagctctgagctccaacccctcccatctgagagagctggagttgagctacaatcatccgGGAGCctcaggagagaagctgctgtctgctggactgaaggatCCACGCTGGAGACTGGAGACTCTCAG cctgcagcctgctggaCACCGATTCTTGACACCAGgtctgaggaagt atttctgtcgactcacactggatccaaacacagcaaacagaaacctcaaactgtctgacaacaacaggaaggtgacataTGTGAAGGAgtatcagtcatatcctgatcatccagacagatttgattaCTGGgaacagctgctgtgtagaaatgatctgactggtcgctgttactgggaggtcgagtggagaggaaACGTTGATatatcagtgagttacagaggaatcaacaggaaaggaaacagtgttgactgtttgtttggaaggaatgatcagtcctggagtctgaaCTGCTCTGCTGGTCGTTACTCTGTCTGGCACAATGACATAGaaacatccatctcctcctcctcctcctcctcctcctcctcctcctcctcctcctctgtctctaacagagtagcagtgtatgtggactgtcctgccggcactctgtccttctacagagtctcctctgacacactgatccacctccacaccttcaacaccacattcactcagcctctgtatgcTGGGTTTATGGTCTACTGGTCtggttcagtgtctctgtgttctctgtag